The Mycobacterium seoulense genomic interval AACAAGCTTGAGGTGGTAGATCTCTCGTGAAGTGCGCCGGCGACGATGCAGTGGGGGTACCGCCCGCTTGCGGGGGACGAAGCGATGTGGGGGCGCCTCCCGCTTGCGGGGGAGAGGAGCGGCGCTCATGAAGTTGGCGGTTATCGGCGGCGACGGTATCGGGCCGGAAGTGACGGCCGAGGCGCTCAAAGTCCTTGACGCGGTGTTGCCCGGTGTCGAGAAGACCGATTACGACCTGGGCGCGCGGCGTTTTCACGCCAGCGGTGAGCTGCTGCCGGAATCGGTGCTGGCCGAGTTGCGCCAGCACGACGCCATTCTGCTCGGGGCGATCGGCGACCCGTCGGTGCCCAGCGGCGTGCTGGAGCGGGGCCTGTTGCTGCGCCTGCGTTTTGAGCTCGATCACCACGTCAACCTGCGACCGGGCCGGCTGTACCCCGGCGTGAGCAGCCCGCTCGCCGGAAACCCCCACATCGATTTCGTGGTGGTCCGCGAGGGGACCGAAGGCCCCTACACCGGCACCGGCGGCGCGATCCGCGCCGGGACGCCGCACGAGGTGGCCACCGAGGTGAGCCTGAACACAGCCTTCGGCGTGCGCCGCGTGGTGACCGACGCCTTCGAGCGCGCCCAGCGCCGGCGCAAGCACCTGACGCTGGTGCACAAGACCAACGTGCTGACCTTCGCCGGAAAGCTGTGGTCGCGGATCGTGGCCGAAGTCGGGGAGGACTACCCCGACGTCGAGGTCGCGTATCAACACATCGACGCCGCCACCATTTTCATGGTCACCGACCCCGGACGCTTCGACGTGATCGTCACCGACAACCTCTTCGGTGACATCATCACCGACTTGGCGGCGGCGGTATGTGGCGGAATTGGCTTGGCGGCCAGCGGAAATATCGACGCCACCCGCACCAACCCGTCGATGTTCGAGCCGGTGCACGGCAGCGCGCCGGACATCGCCGGTCAGGGCATCGCCGACCCGACCGCGGCGATCATGTCGGTGTCGTTGTTGCTCGCCCATCTCGGCGAGGACGCTGCCGCTAGGCGGGTGGATCGGGCTGTCGAGGCCTACCTGGCAACGCGTGGGAACGAACGGCCCGCCACCAACGAAGTCGGCGAACGGATTGCCGCCGGGCTGTAGTTTCTAAGCCGGGCGGGAGCAACCGCGCCGGCACCAGCGGAACCGCGACCGCCGGGAACAGTCCACACAACATCCACGCGTTCGGGTATTTCGCGGCGGTGATCAAGGCACCGAACAGCGGGGGCGCGGCGGCCGCCAGCACCCGCTGGGTGGTGTTCTGGATGCCCAGGGCGCGTCCGCTCCAGAACGGCCCGGCGAATTCGGTGATCGCGGTGGCCTCCAAACCGTTGTCGAGCATGGCGATCACCGAGATGGTGACCATCAGCGGCGCTTGATAAATCGAATTCAGAAAGTCGGCCCACGCCAACAGGAAGAGGGTGACGGTGGCGGCGCCCGCGATGATGCGGACCGGTCGCATTCGCGAGCCGACGCGGTCGGACCAGCGGCCCACGACGACCCGGCCAATCGCGCCGAGCACCTGCGAAAGGGTGACCAGGCTGCCGGCGGCCGCCACCGACCAGTGCAGATTCCTGATCAGCCACACCAGCATGAACGTGACGGTCACCGTCTGCGGAACCATCATCAGCCCCGCCACCGTGTGAATTCGCCAGAGCACCAACGACCCTCGGTACGGGCTGGCGAGTTCGGTGTCGGCGGCCTTCTCCCGCGGCTTGCGGGGCGGGTCGACGATGCCGACCGCGCTCGCCACCGCTCCGAACGCGCACGCCAAGGCCGCGAACTTCAGCCCCGCACCCGGCCCGTGCTCGGCCAGCTCGGGGATCACCAGCGCTCCCAAGGCGATTCCGAGGGGCTGCGCGGTTTGTCGGACACCCATGGCCACTCCGCGTTGCTGCGGCGGAAACCACGCCGACACCAGCCGACCGCTGGCGGTGTTGCAACTGGCCGCGGCCATGCCCCCGAGAAACAAATAGACGGCCATCAGCACCATCGAATGCGCCGTCGCCGCCGCGTACGCCGCCACCGCGGTGAGCGCCAAACCCGCTGCCATCACCACCCGCTCGCCCACCCGGTCCAGCACGTAACCCCACAAGACCAGCGTGACCACCATGCCCCAGCTCGGCATCGACGACAACAGACCAGCTTCGTCGAGCGGGATGCCACGCGCCGTTTGTAGCGAGGGAATGAGGAACGCGACGCCGTTGATGAACAGGAACGAACTCGCCGTGGCCACCAGCGATATGCCCATGATGGACCAGCGGGCGCCCGCACCCAGCGTGCGCGCGGCGGCCGGCCCCGTTCGCATCCCCCATGCTTGCACAGGCGGGTAGAACCGCTGGTAATACTCGTGCGGCCGCGCCCGGCTACGCCGCGCTCGCGACCGTCACGGGGGTTTTGGTGACGGCCCGCCGCGCCCGGCTACGCCGCGCTCGCGACCGTCACTAGGCTCAATGAAATGCGCCTTGGTCGAATCGCCAGCCCGGACGGTGTCGCCTTCGTCAGCATCGAGGGCGAACTCGCCGATCCCGCCGCGATGGTCGCCCGCGAGATCGCCGAGCATCCCTTCGGCACGCCGAACTTCACGGGCCGTTCCTGGCCGCTGGCCGATGTGCGGCTGCTGGCTCCGATGCTGGCCAGCAAGGTGGTGTGCATCGGCAAGAACTACGCCGATCACATCGCGGAGATGACCGAGCTCACCGGCCCCGCGGCCCCGGACCCCATCATCTTCCTCAAACCCAACACCGCCATCGTCGGCCCGAATGTGCCGATCAGATTGCCTGCCAACGCATCACCCGTGCATTTCGAGGGCGAGCTGGCCGCGGTCGTCGGCCGGCCCTGCAAGGACGTCTCGGCCGCCCAGGCCGCCGACAGCATCCTCGGCTACACCATCGGAAACGACGTGTCGGCCCGCGATCAACAGAAGTCCGACGGCCAATGGACGCGGGCCAAAGGGCACGACACCTTCTGCCCGGTGGGGCCGTGGATCGTCACCGACGTCGATCCGGCGGACCTCGAGATACGAACCGAGGTCAACGGCGAAGTCAAGCAACACAGCCGTACCTCGCTGATGATCCACGACGTCGGTGCCATCGTCGAATGGATCTCGGCAGTGATGACCCTGTTGCCCGGCGACCTCATCCTCACCGGAACGCCGGCGGGCGTCGGCCCGATCGAGGACGGCGACACCGTGTCCATCACCATCGAAGGGATCGGAACGCTCACCAATCCCGTGGTCCGTAAGGGAAAGTCGTGACAGCCGAAACGAAAGTCCGGGTCCGGTTCTGCCCGTCGCCCACGGGCACCCCGCACGTCGGCATGGTCCGCACCGCGTTGTTCAACTGGGCCTACGCCCGGCACACCGGTGGCACCTTCGTCTTTCGCATCGAGGACACCGACGCCGAACGCGACAGCGAGGAAAGCTATCTGGCGCTGCTCGACGCGCTGCGCTGGTTGGGCCTCGACTGGGACGAGGGGCCCGAGGTCGGCGGACCCTACGGCCCCTACCGGCAGTCGCAGCGCAAGGAGATCTACCGCGACGTGGTCGCCAAACTGCTCGAAGCGGGCGAGGCCTACTACGCCTTCTCGACCCCGGAAGAGGTTGAGGCGCGCCACATCGCGGCGGGCCGCAACCCCAAACTGGGATACGACAACTTCGACCGGCACCTGACCGACGCCCAGCGCGCCGCATTCCTCGCGGAGGGCCGCAAGCCGGTGGTGCGGCTGCGGATGCCCGACGAAGACCTCGCTTGGAACGACCTGGTGCGCGGAACCACCACCTTCGCCGCGGGCTCGGTGCCGGACTTCGCGTTGACCCGCGCCAACGGAGACCCGTTGTACACCTTGGTCAACCCGTGCGACGACGCGCTGATGAGAATCACCCACGTGTTGCGCGGCGAGGATCTGCTGCCGTCGACTCCGCGCCAGCTCGCGCTGTACCAGTCGCTGATCCGGGTCGGCGTCGCCGAGCGGGTCCCGGAGTTCGCCCACCTGCCAACGGTATTGGGGGAGGGCACCAAGAAGCTCTCCAAGCGCGACCCGCAGTCCAACCTGTTCGCCCACCGCGACCGTGGCTTCATCCCCGAGGGGTTGCTCAATTACCTTGCGCTGCTGGGCTGGGCCATCGCCGACGACCATGACCTGTTCAGTCTCGACGAGATGGTGGCCGCCTTCGATGTGGTCGACGTGAACTCCAACCCGGCTCGGTTCGATCAGAAGAAGGCCGACGCGCTCAACGCCGAGCACATCCGAATGCTCGAACCGGCGGATTTCGCGGGCCGGCTGCGCGACTACCTCGACGTCCACGGACATCGGCTCGGAACCGATGACGCCGCGTTCGCCGTCGCGGCCGACTTGGTCCAGACCCGCATCGTCGTGCTCGCCGACGCGTGGGACCTGCTGAAGTTCCTCAACGACGACGAATACGCGATCGATCCGAAGGCCGCCGCCAAGGAGCTCGGCGCGGACGCGGCCGCGGTGCTCGATGCCGCGCTGGCCGCGCTGGACGGCGTGACCGGCTGGACCACCGCCGATATCGAGTCCGCCCTCAAGGCCGCGCTCATCGACAACCTGGGGCTCAAACCGCGCAAGGCCTTCGGTCCGATCAGGGTTGCCGCCACGGGAACGACGGTCAGCCCGCCGTTGTTCGAATCGCTGGAGCTGCTGGGCCGTGACCGCAGCTTGCTGCGGCTACGGGCCGCACGAGAAACGGTCGCCGGCTAGACCGTGACCTCGCGTGCGGATTGTGCGCGCAGTCTTTGGTAGTCTGCACTGCGGCTCACAAAGGCCGACAACGGCTGGCGGCGGCGGTGCTCCGGGTGGCGCGATGCGGCTCAGAATGACCGTTGACCAGCGGTTTTAGGCAGCCGATGGGGTATGGTGTAATTGGCAACACAGCTGATTCTGGTTCAGCCATTCTAGGTTCGAGTCCTGGTACCCCAGCAAAATCTCGCCACCTCAAGCGATTAGGTGGGCTTTCAGAGTGTGAGCTATGCTGACACCTCGGATCGTGTCTGGCCCCGTCGTCTAGCGGCCTAGGACGCCGCCCTCTCACGGCGGTAGCGTGGGTTCGAATCCCATCGGGGCTACAAAACCACTATTGACCGGTTCCCAACGCGGCCGGTGCCGTGGACCCACCCACCGGCATGGCCGGCAAGCCGAGTTTGCGATGGTCCCACGAGCGCGCCCGCCGGGCGACGATGCGCACACAGACGCGCTTGTTCATCATCTGCTCGACGAAGGGCTTCATCTCATCGCTGTAGGGACCGGTGTAGCGCTCGAACACGCTGACCCCGACCCGGTGCGAGACGTCGGGATCGTCGACGATCTCCGCGACGCCTTCGAACGACACTCCGCGCAACGTGTCGTAGGTGTCGCCGTCCTCGATCAGGAAGCTCACCCGCGGATCACGTTTGAGGTTGACGGCCTTCTGCGACTTGGCCTTCGTTTCCAGCCAGATTTCACCGTCCACGACGGCGTACCACATCGCGGTCAGATGCGGCTGCCCGTCGGGGCCGATGGTGGCCAGCGTCCCGGTGCGGCTCTTGGCGACGAAGTCGACGATCTCGTCGGGGGACATGACGATGCTCGCGCGCTGATTGGTTCCCATGGCGGTCAGTCTGTCAGGCCATGCCGGAAACGGTGTGCGCTGGTCGCCGCGAGCTATTCGCGCGCGACGTTCAGAGCCGACGGGTGAGAGCCTCGGCCGCGGAAATCAGGTCCGCGGCCCAGCGCACTCCAGGGCGCCGGCCGATCCGGTCGACGGGGCCGGACACCGAGATGGCGGCGACGACGGCTCCGCGGCCGTCGCGCACGGGAACCGACACGCTCGCCACCCCGGGCTCGCGTTCGGCGACGCTTTGTGCCCAGCCGCGGCGCCGTACTTCGGCCAGGGTGCGCTCGTTGAACTTCGCCGTCGGCAGCACAGCTTTTTGTGTCGCAGCGTCGCTGTGGGCCAGCAGCACTTTGGCGCCCGAACCCGCCGTCATCGGCAGTCGAGCCCCGACCGGGACCGTATCGCGAAGGCCCGCAGCGGGTTCCAGGGCGGCCACGCAGACCCGCGTGGTGCCCTCGCGGCGGTAGAGCTGCACGCTCTCGCCGGTGGTCTCGCGCAACAGGGGCAGCACCCCCGCGCTGGCGGCCAGCAGCGGGTCGTTGACATGGGCGGCGAGCTCGGTGACGGCCGGACCGAGTAGCCAGCGCCCCTCGTCGTCGCGGGCCAGCAGGCGATGGACTTCGAGGGCGGCGGCCAGCCGGTACGCGGTCGCCCTGGGCAATCCGGTTCGCTCGCACAGTTCGGCCAATCCGCAGGGGGATTGGGCGATCGTCTGCAGGACACCCATGGCTTTGTCGAGGACGCCGATGCCGCTATGCTGTCTCACAAGGAGATACTAGCGTCTCGCATTCTGAGATCACAGCCATGGTCGATCGGCGAGCCGCGCACGACGCGAATCGAGGCGAGTTTTCAGATGGGATCCGGCAAGCCGCGCACCCTGGCCGAAAAGGTGTGGGACGACCACGTTGTGGATCGCGGGGCGGATGACCCCGAGCAAGGTGGGGCGCCCGACCTGATCTACATCGATCTGCATCTGGTGCACGAGGTCACCAGCCCGCAGGCCTTCGACGGACTGCGCCTCGCCGGCCGGCCGGTGCGACGGCCCGATCTGACGCTGGCCACCGAAGACCACAACGTGCCCACCGTCGACATCGACAAGCCGATCGCCGACCCGGTGTCGCGCACCCAGGTCGAGACGCTGCGCCGGAACTGCGCCGAATTCGGTGTCCGCCTTTATCCGATGGGCGATATCGAGCAGGGAATCGTGCATGTCGTGGGGCCGCAGTTGGGCCTCACCCAGCCGGGAATGACGATCGTCTGTGGTGACAGTCACACGTCGACGCACGGCGCGTTCGGGGCGCTGGCGATGGGCATCGGCACCTCCGAGGTGGAGCACGTGCTGGCCACCCAGACGTTGCCGCTGCGGCCGTTCAAGACGATGGCAGTCAACGTCGACGGGGAACTGCCCGCGGGCGTGACGGCCAAGGACATCATTCTCGCGTTGATCGCCAAGATCGGCACCGGCGGAGGGCAGGGGCACGTCATCGAATACCGCGGCAGCGCCATCGAATCGCTATCGATGGAAGGCCGCATGACGATCTGCAACATGAGCATCGAGGCCGGTGCCCGGGCGGGCATGGTGGCCCCGGACGCCACCACCTATGAATTCCTGCGCGACAAGCCGCACGCGCCGCAGGGGGCGCAATGGGACGCGGCGATGCGCTATTGGCAGCGGCTGCACACCGACCCCGGCGCCGCCTTCGACACCGAGGTCCACCTCGACGCGACGTCGTTGAGCCCGTTCGTGACGTGGGGAACGAATCCCGCGCAGGGCGTGCCGCTGGCCGGGGCCGTGCCCGACCCGGAGCTGATGAGCGGCGACGCCGAGCGGCAGGCCGCCGAGAAAGCGTTGGCTTACATGGACCTTCGGCCAGGGACTCCGATGCGCGATATCGCGGTCGACACCGTTTTCGTGGGCTCTTGTACCAACGGTCGTATCGAAGACCTGCGGGTGGTCGCCGACGTGCTGCGCGGCCGCAAGCTGGCCCCCGGCCTGCGGATGCTCGTGGTGCCCGGGTCCATGCGGGTGCGTGCGCAGGCCGAAGCCGAAGGGCTGGGCGAGGTTTTCACCGCGGCGGGCGCCGAATGGCGACAGGCGGGCTGCTCGATGTGCCTGGGCATGAATCCGGACCAGCTGGCGCCGGGGGAACGGTGCGCGGCGACGTCCAACCGCAACTTCGAAGGGCGCCAGGGGAAAGGCGGGCGCACGCACTTGGTGTCTCCGGCCGTCGCCGCCGCGACCGCAGTTCGCGGCACATTGTCCGCCCCGGCCGATTTGAACTGACGTAATCGAGAAGAACGGATGACGATGGAAGCATTTCACACGCACACCGGTATCGGCGTGCCGTTGCGGCGGTCCAATGTTGACACGGACCAGATCATTCCGGCGGTGTATTTGAAGCGGGTCACCCGAACCGGTTTCGAGGACGGGTTGTTCGCCAGCTGGCGCTCGGATCCCTCATTCATCCTCAACCTCAGTCCCTTTGACCGGGGGTCGGTTCTGGTCGCCGGGCCCGATTTCGGCACCGGCTCGTCGCGCGAGCACGCCGTGTGGGCACTCATGGACTACGGGTTCCGGGTGGTCATCTCGTCTCGATTCGGTGACATCTTCCGGGGCAACGCCGGCAAGGCGGGGCTCCTGGCGGCCGAAGTCTCCCAAGACGGTGTGGAACTGCTTTGGAAGCTCATCGAGCAGAGTCCGGGACTGGAAATCACTGCCAATCTTCAAGATCGAAATATCACCGCGGGAACGACGGTGTTGCCGTTCAAGATTGACGACCACACGGCCTGGCGCCTCCTCGAAGGACTCGACGATATAGCCCTTACGCTGCGGAAACTCGACAAAATCGAATCGTACGAGGCCGCCTATCCGCAGTGGAAACCGCGCACTCTGCCCGCCTCCTGAACGGTCGGGAAGGCCGGAATTTCTTCTCGCTCACCTAACTAAACCGGGCCCATTTCCAGGCACCGCCACCGGTCAAGGGCGGCAACCGGATTGCGAAACCGCCGAATGTCCGACCCTGAAATTGCGCGTGGCTCTTGGAAATTTGCTGGGTGAGGGTTTACCGTGTCCACTAGTCGGTTCAAATCGAGGACCACTAGCGTCGGAGGGATTGGATGAATAAGGCAGAGCTCATTGATGTGCTCACACAGAAATTGAACACCGACCGTCGGCAGGCGACCGCCGCCGTCGAGAACGTCGTCGACACCATTGTGCGTGCGGTGCACAAGGGCGACAGCGTCACCATCACCGGGTTCGGTGTGTTCGAGCAACGGCGCCGCGCGGCTCGGGTGGCCCGCAACCCGCGTACCGGCGAGACGGTGAAGGTGAAGCCGACCTCCGTCCCGGCGTTCCGTCCTGGTGCTCAATTCAAAGCGGTTGTGTCTGGCGCACAGCGTCTCCCGTCGGAAGGACCTGCAGTGAAGCGTGGTGTAGTGGCAACCGGCGCGGCCAAGAAGACCGCCGCC includes:
- a CDS encoding 3-isopropylmalate dehydrogenase codes for the protein MKLAVIGGDGIGPEVTAEALKVLDAVLPGVEKTDYDLGARRFHASGELLPESVLAELRQHDAILLGAIGDPSVPSGVLERGLLLRLRFELDHHVNLRPGRLYPGVSSPLAGNPHIDFVVVREGTEGPYTGTGGAIRAGTPHEVATEVSLNTAFGVRRVVTDAFERAQRRRKHLTLVHKTNVLTFAGKLWSRIVAEVGEDYPDVEVAYQHIDAATIFMVTDPGRFDVIVTDNLFGDIITDLAAAVCGGIGLAASGNIDATRTNPSMFEPVHGSAPDIAGQGIADPTAAIMSVSLLLAHLGEDAAARRVDRAVEAYLATRGNERPATNEVGERIAAGL
- a CDS encoding MFS transporter — protein: MRTGPAAARTLGAGARWSIMGISLVATASSFLFINGVAFLIPSLQTARGIPLDEAGLLSSMPSWGMVVTLVLWGYVLDRVGERVVMAAGLALTAVAAYAAATAHSMVLMAVYLFLGGMAAASCNTASGRLVSAWFPPQQRGVAMGVRQTAQPLGIALGALVIPELAEHGPGAGLKFAALACAFGAVASAVGIVDPPRKPREKAADTELASPYRGSLVLWRIHTVAGLMMVPQTVTVTFMLVWLIRNLHWSVAAAGSLVTLSQVLGAIGRVVVGRWSDRVGSRMRPVRIIAGAATVTLFLLAWADFLNSIYQAPLMVTISVIAMLDNGLEATAITEFAGPFWSGRALGIQNTTQRVLAAAAPPLFGALITAAKYPNAWMLCGLFPAVAVPLVPARLLPPGLETTARRQSVRRLRWWRAVRSHALPGRPRQPDPPA
- a CDS encoding fumarylacetoacetate hydrolase family protein, with protein sequence MRLGRIASPDGVAFVSIEGELADPAAMVAREIAEHPFGTPNFTGRSWPLADVRLLAPMLASKVVCIGKNYADHIAEMTELTGPAAPDPIIFLKPNTAIVGPNVPIRLPANASPVHFEGELAAVVGRPCKDVSAAQAADSILGYTIGNDVSARDQQKSDGQWTRAKGHDTFCPVGPWIVTDVDPADLEIRTEVNGEVKQHSRTSLMIHDVGAIVEWISAVMTLLPGDLILTGTPAGVGPIEDGDTVSITIEGIGTLTNPVVRKGKS
- the gltX gene encoding glutamate--tRNA ligase; this translates as MTAETKVRVRFCPSPTGTPHVGMVRTALFNWAYARHTGGTFVFRIEDTDAERDSEESYLALLDALRWLGLDWDEGPEVGGPYGPYRQSQRKEIYRDVVAKLLEAGEAYYAFSTPEEVEARHIAAGRNPKLGYDNFDRHLTDAQRAAFLAEGRKPVVRLRMPDEDLAWNDLVRGTTTFAAGSVPDFALTRANGDPLYTLVNPCDDALMRITHVLRGEDLLPSTPRQLALYQSLIRVGVAERVPEFAHLPTVLGEGTKKLSKRDPQSNLFAHRDRGFIPEGLLNYLALLGWAIADDHDLFSLDEMVAAFDVVDVNSNPARFDQKKADALNAEHIRMLEPADFAGRLRDYLDVHGHRLGTDDAAFAVAADLVQTRIVVLADAWDLLKFLNDDEYAIDPKAAAKELGADAAAVLDAALAALDGVTGWTTADIESALKAALIDNLGLKPRKAFGPIRVAATGTTVSPPLFESLELLGRDRSLLRLRAARETVAG
- a CDS encoding pyridoxamine 5'-phosphate oxidase family protein, whose translation is MGTNQRASIVMSPDEIVDFVAKSRTGTLATIGPDGQPHLTAMWYAVVDGEIWLETKAKSQKAVNLKRDPRVSFLIEDGDTYDTLRGVSFEGVAEIVDDPDVSHRVGVSVFERYTGPYSDEMKPFVEQMMNKRVCVRIVARRARSWDHRKLGLPAMPVGGSTAPAALGTGQ
- a CDS encoding IclR family transcriptional regulator, translated to MRQHSGIGVLDKAMGVLQTIAQSPCGLAELCERTGLPRATAYRLAAALEVHRLLARDDEGRWLLGPAVTELAAHVNDPLLAASAGVLPLLRETTGESVQLYRREGTTRVCVAALEPAAGLRDTVPVGARLPMTAGSGAKVLLAHSDAATQKAVLPTAKFNERTLAEVRRRGWAQSVAEREPGVASVSVPVRDGRGAVVAAISVSGPVDRIGRRPGVRWAADLISAAEALTRRL
- the leuC gene encoding 3-isopropylmalate dehydratase large subunit, which translates into the protein MGSGKPRTLAEKVWDDHVVDRGADDPEQGGAPDLIYIDLHLVHEVTSPQAFDGLRLAGRPVRRPDLTLATEDHNVPTVDIDKPIADPVSRTQVETLRRNCAEFGVRLYPMGDIEQGIVHVVGPQLGLTQPGMTIVCGDSHTSTHGAFGALAMGIGTSEVEHVLATQTLPLRPFKTMAVNVDGELPAGVTAKDIILALIAKIGTGGGQGHVIEYRGSAIESLSMEGRMTICNMSIEAGARAGMVAPDATTYEFLRDKPHAPQGAQWDAAMRYWQRLHTDPGAAFDTEVHLDATSLSPFVTWGTNPAQGVPLAGAVPDPELMSGDAERQAAEKALAYMDLRPGTPMRDIAVDTVFVGSCTNGRIEDLRVVADVLRGRKLAPGLRMLVVPGSMRVRAQAEAEGLGEVFTAAGAEWRQAGCSMCLGMNPDQLAPGERCAATSNRNFEGRQGKGGRTHLVSPAVAAATAVRGTLSAPADLN
- the leuD gene encoding 3-isopropylmalate dehydratase small subunit; this encodes MEAFHTHTGIGVPLRRSNVDTDQIIPAVYLKRVTRTGFEDGLFASWRSDPSFILNLSPFDRGSVLVAGPDFGTGSSREHAVWALMDYGFRVVISSRFGDIFRGNAGKAGLLAAEVSQDGVELLWKLIEQSPGLEITANLQDRNITAGTTVLPFKIDDHTAWRLLEGLDDIALTLRKLDKIESYEAAYPQWKPRTLPAS
- a CDS encoding HU family DNA-binding protein, yielding MNKAELIDVLTQKLNTDRRQATAAVENVVDTIVRAVHKGDSVTITGFGVFEQRRRAARVARNPRTGETVKVKPTSVPAFRPGAQFKAVVSGAQRLPSEGPAVKRGVVATGAAKKTAAKKAPAKKAAAKKAPAKKAAPAKKAATKAPAKKAVTKKAPAKKVATKAPAKKAVTKKAPAKKVAAKKAATKAPAKKAAAKRPASKAPAKKATARRGRR